From a region of the Narcine bancroftii isolate sNarBan1 chromosome 5, sNarBan1.hap1, whole genome shotgun sequence genome:
- the LOC138765272 gene encoding uncharacterized protein — translation MDPMNLADFIALGRSPIGQEMLALECASEAPPKGDRPHHKKSLESACCNFGKKLQWKLRPSPAAGGCWYSEWVGLQSQLPFSPRPERDIPPPTHQENCDTHSPRTCPERHRFASPFKLLLRWGSSGCLAPLDSEPSPLSASLTLVPACRGCTDSMNSPAQQGVYTGQKKNHLECLCDVERKLEPSEEIHMVTRGPSNCAHRRFENENSRSAYSTDISACVLVSPGSQHPNVQQYFQPGFRGVPASSSRSSQSWQRVLKTNRAESTRPQDEQPMLEAFTNCRVLWRGKLNDLIRLMTF, via the exons ATGGACCCAATGAACCTGGCAGACTTTATTGCCCTTGGGAGGTCGCCCATTGGCCAAGAAATGCTGGCCTTGGAAT GTGCGAGCGAGGCGCCGCCGAAGGGGGACCGTCCGCACCATAAAAAAAGCCTTGAAAGCGCTTGTTGCAATTTCGGGAAGAAACTTCAGTGGAAACTTCGGCCCTCAcctgctgctgg aggttGCTGGTACAGTGAGTGGGTTGGACTGCAGTCCcaactccctttctctccccgaCCAGAGCGCGatatccccccacccacccaccaagaGAACTGCGACACGCATTCGCCCCGAACTTGCCCGGAACGCCACCGCTTCGCCTCTCCTTTCAAACTGCTGCTCCGATGGGGTTCTTCTGGTTGCCTCGCTCCGTTGGATTCAGAACCGTCGCCACTGAGCGCCTCGCTAACTTTGGTGCCTGCCTGCCGCGGCTGCACAG ATTCTATGAACTCACCTGCACAGCAGGGAGTCTacactggacaaaaaaaaaaccatcttgAATGCCTATGCGATGTAGAGAGGAAATTGGAACcttcagaggaaatccacatggtgACAAGAGGCCCTTCAAACTGCgcccacaggcgatttgaaaatgaaaatagcCGATCCGCTTATTCCACtgacatcagcgcttgcgtgcttgtgtcaccaggcagccagcatccaaacgtccagcagtacttcca GCCTGGGTTCAGAGGGGTTCCTGCATCAAGCAGCCGAAGCAGCCAATCGTGGCAAAGAGTTCTCAAAACCAATAGAGCAGAAAGCACTAGGCCACAAGATGAACAGCCAATGCTGGAAGCCTTCACAAACTGCAGAGTCCTGTGGAGAGGAAAATTGAATGATCTTATCCGGTTGATGACCTTTTAG